Proteins encoded in a region of the Haloglomus salinum genome:
- a CDS encoding DUF5789 family protein, whose translation MSDEDEETEEEAPAVELGEGADVEGAPLARVSHRLHYGIEHSEVVRREGETVVRTPDGPRELGDILEETDETYFETRNALEDAVQSVVGTGPVPTED comes from the coding sequence ATGAGCGACGAGGACGAGGAGACCGAGGAGGAAGCGCCGGCCGTGGAGCTCGGCGAGGGCGCCGACGTCGAGGGCGCACCGCTCGCGAGAGTGAGCCACCGGCTCCACTACGGTATCGAGCACAGCGAGGTCGTCCGCCGGGAGGGTGAGACGGTCGTCCGGACGCCCGACGGCCCGCGCGAACTCGGCGACATCCTCGAGGAGACCGACGAGACGTACTTCGAGACGCGCAACGCGCTGGAGGACGCCGTCCAGAGCGTCGTCGGCACCGGCCCGGTTCCGACCGAGGACTGA
- a CDS encoding DUF302 domain-containing protein, giving the protein MTLPIDPTQLDGDDIGEKRATLHMDHEEAIEHVREAFTQEGFGVATEFSPSDMLNEKVDAGRDPYYVLGACNPNMADRALDASDKRIGGLFPCNVVVWQEEPGVQVVYHVSIMKAARLLGMADDNETMADIIADTGELVDAAWANLDTAE; this is encoded by the coding sequence ATGACGCTCCCCATCGACCCGACACAGCTGGACGGCGACGACATCGGCGAGAAGCGCGCGACCCTCCACATGGACCACGAGGAGGCCATCGAGCACGTCCGGGAGGCGTTCACGCAGGAGGGCTTCGGCGTCGCGACCGAGTTCTCCCCCTCGGACATGCTCAACGAGAAGGTGGACGCCGGCCGGGACCCGTACTACGTCCTCGGCGCCTGCAACCCGAACATGGCCGACCGCGCACTGGATGCCAGCGACAAACGCATCGGCGGGCTGTTCCCCTGCAACGTCGTCGTCTGGCAGGAGGAACCCGGCGTCCAGGTCGTCTACCACGTCTCCATCATGAAGGCCGCCCGACTCCTCGGGATGGCCGACGACAACGAGACGATGGCCGACATCATCGCCGACACCGGCGAACTGGTCGACGCGGCGTGGGCGAATCTGGACACCGCAGAATAA
- a CDS encoding DUF368 domain-containing protein, with product MGGTEATVTSGEGPLPWWLSVYLKGAAMGAADTVPGVSGGTVALIVGVYERLVTAITELDPLAVLLLGDIHTRAGRAALVTRLREMEVPFLLTLGGGIATAVVTLSRVLEFALEEHPAPTFAFFFGLIAASAVVLYGEVDVGTPRRLAVGVVGVVVAFLLTGPISGALPSTLPVVFVAGSIAVTAMVLPGISGSFLLIILGQYEYMITQLGDFVDAVIATVTGGQGPSLASHAGVVVTFCAGAVVGLLTVAHVIRWALDHYRAATLTFLVSLMVGALRLPAREIADATTQFTPGTVALLLGAGVVGAVLVLGLDHITADLGL from the coding sequence ATGGGCGGGACCGAAGCGACGGTGACGTCCGGCGAGGGCCCGCTCCCATGGTGGCTGTCCGTCTACCTGAAAGGCGCCGCGATGGGCGCTGCCGACACCGTTCCCGGCGTCTCGGGCGGGACGGTCGCGCTCATCGTCGGAGTCTACGAGCGACTGGTGACGGCCATCACCGAGCTGGACCCGCTAGCGGTGCTTCTGCTCGGCGACATCCACACCCGTGCCGGCCGTGCCGCCCTCGTCACGCGACTTCGGGAGATGGAGGTCCCCTTCCTGCTGACGCTCGGTGGCGGTATCGCGACGGCCGTCGTGACCCTCTCGCGAGTACTCGAGTTCGCACTGGAGGAACACCCTGCCCCGACGTTCGCGTTCTTCTTCGGCCTCATCGCCGCGAGTGCGGTCGTCCTCTACGGGGAGGTGGATGTCGGCACCCCTCGCCGACTGGCGGTCGGCGTCGTCGGTGTGGTCGTGGCGTTCCTGCTGACCGGCCCCATCTCTGGAGCCCTGCCATCGACGCTCCCGGTGGTCTTCGTCGCTGGCTCGATCGCCGTGACTGCGATGGTCCTGCCCGGTATCAGCGGCTCGTTCCTGCTCATCATCCTCGGGCAGTACGAGTACATGATCACGCAACTGGGTGACTTCGTCGACGCCGTCATCGCGACGGTGACGGGCGGTCAGGGGCCGTCACTGGCGAGCCACGCGGGCGTGGTCGTGACGTTCTGTGCGGGCGCTGTCGTCGGGCTGCTGACGGTTGCACACGTCATCCGCTGGGCACTGGACCACTACCGCGCCGCGACGCTGACGTTCCTGGTGAGCCTGATGGTGGGTGCGCTCCGCTTGCCGGCCCGGGAAATCGCTGACGCCACTACACAGTTCACGCCCGGGACCGTTGCGCTCCTGCTCGGTGCCGGCGTCGTCGGTGCCGTCCTCGTGCTGGGTCTCGACCACATCACGGCCGACCTCGGGCTCTGA
- a CDS encoding DUF433 domain-containing protein — MAERETRRVAHDLLGEPHVAGRRISVRQVHALVERGGEDPEAVADRFDLDVADIYHALAYYHDHPREMREVETEREAAAEQFGKRIDRPAGVDPDGQ, encoded by the coding sequence ATGGCCGAGCGTGAGACGCGTCGCGTCGCCCACGACCTTCTGGGAGAGCCCCACGTCGCGGGACGCCGAATCAGCGTCCGGCAGGTGCACGCGCTCGTCGAGCGGGGGGGAGAGGACCCGGAGGCAGTCGCCGACCGGTTCGACCTGGACGTGGCTGACATCTACCACGCTCTCGCGTACTACCACGACCATCCGCGCGAGATGCGGGAGGTCGAGACCGAGCGGGAGGCGGCGGCCGAGCAGTTCGGAAAGCGTATCGACCGGCCAGCGGGCGTCGACCCGGACGGACAGTGA
- a CDS encoding DUF5615 family PIN-like protein, with protein MGGEWRFLLDENVDPKTVTYLEKEGIDAEHVRDVLG; from the coding sequence ATGGGCGGCGAGTGGCGCTTCCTTCTCGACGAGAACGTCGACCCGAAGACAGTCACGTATCTCGAGAAGGAGGGAATCGACGCTGAACACGTCCGGGACGTGCTCGGGTAA
- a CDS encoding aldo/keto reductase: MTDMRYRRLGNSGLRVSEYCLGTMTFGEDWGWGADEAGAREQLDRFADAGGNFIDTANNYTDGSSERMLGDLLEGRRDEFVLATKFTSATRPGDPNACGNGRKNMMQAVEASLDRLGTDYIDLLWVHAYDGMTPIEETMRGLDDLVSRGLVHHVGLSDYPAWAASRAVTLAEERGYVTPCALQIKYTLTERTPERELLPLARELGLGVTVWSPLDSGVLTGKYLEADAEGRLSVTGREMTDEQERVARAVVEVADGADCSPAQVVFAWLDARQEATGVRFTPIVGATTPEQLDDNLGALDVKLADEHVERLNEVSAVDMGFPGEFLESGMVNDIIHNGMRDRMDR; encoded by the coding sequence ATGACCGACATGCGATACCGACGTCTCGGGAACAGTGGCCTGCGCGTGAGCGAGTACTGCCTCGGGACGATGACGTTCGGCGAGGACTGGGGCTGGGGTGCCGACGAAGCGGGCGCCCGCGAACAGCTCGACCGGTTCGCCGACGCCGGCGGGAACTTCATCGACACGGCCAACAACTACACGGACGGCTCCAGCGAGCGGATGCTGGGCGACCTGCTGGAGGGCCGACGCGACGAGTTCGTCCTGGCGACGAAGTTCACCTCCGCGACCCGCCCGGGCGACCCCAACGCCTGCGGCAACGGGCGCAAGAACATGATGCAGGCCGTCGAGGCCTCGCTCGACCGCCTCGGGACGGACTACATCGACCTGCTCTGGGTCCACGCGTACGACGGGATGACGCCCATCGAGGAGACGATGCGGGGGCTGGACGACCTCGTCTCGCGGGGTCTGGTCCACCACGTCGGGCTCTCGGACTACCCGGCGTGGGCGGCCTCGCGCGCGGTGACGCTGGCCGAGGAGCGCGGCTACGTGACGCCGTGTGCGCTCCAGATCAAGTACACCCTCACCGAGCGCACGCCCGAGCGCGAGCTGCTCCCGCTCGCGCGGGAACTCGGACTCGGCGTCACCGTCTGGTCACCACTCGACAGCGGCGTCCTCACCGGGAAGTACCTCGAGGCGGACGCCGAGGGGCGCCTCTCCGTGACGGGCCGGGAGATGACCGACGAGCAGGAACGCGTGGCACGGGCGGTCGTCGAGGTGGCCGACGGGGCCGACTGCTCGCCCGCGCAGGTCGTCTTCGCGTGGCTGGATGCCCGACAGGAGGCGACTGGCGTGCGGTTCACGCCCATCGTCGGCGCGACCACACCCGAGCAACTGGACGACAACCTCGGCGCGCTCGACGTTAAGCTCGCCGACGAACACGTCGAGCGCCTGAACGAGGTGAGCGCGGTGGACATGGGGTTCCCCGGCGAGTTCCTGGAGTCGGGGATGGTGAACGACATCATCCACAACGGGATGCGGGACCGGATGGACAGGTAA
- a CDS encoding oligosaccharyl transferase, archaeosortase A system-associated, with the protein MSQSSKSISERVEELDLPSDRLREVYHLPVLTLLVAFSLWVRTRGWQNYTSGERILFSGNDPWYHYRMVEYTVRHWPSTMPFDPWTGFAAGKNPSTFGTLFDQLVATMALIYGLGSPTPEQVKVVTLFAPALMGALTLIPLYFIGKRFGGRVGGLIAALIGAITPGLFLTRGLVGVADHQVAEVLFMGIAVALFLIALDVAKRDRPIWELFTAREFDSLRPTLLWSTLAGLGLGLYVWVWPPGVVLIGILNVFLVLYLLGTFARGGAPDHVGIVGVVTLGVTLLLSLVQMESLELSIDFSLTQPLVAALGIVACVVIVAGSRAWEGMDREVPRWGFGVGLLVLGLLAVGLSALVVPDVFAYFQRQVVRVFGTDVSETAATIGEVTPSGDPVGFFFNSFGFAFFTGIAGLVALTYRSLQDDSIAPAGLFVVVWSLFLFAMANTMTRFAVYMVLPLGALNAFLAKEAFDLIGLYDLSDVTDIKGYQVISVVAALLLVTAPIAVTIGQGGLSNAALDTAESRGSGTPGAAQWAPGLEWLQNETPEEGQWGQNPQTALDKGYYGTYERTDDFDYQSGDYGVLAWWDYGHWITVLGERIPNANPFQQNARYAANIMLSANESYTVESTASTGGDGEQTRYVMLDYQMGLAGTQKFSAPVAFQRRYAVDNDTGEYVVQLHPNGSDGLPDGLRALRAADLQQTAYVVQQTQGGSRLVGRYAVHSQRSMESIRTRLYQYHGSRAEPTFSDGSVVVADWERVDYRGTTLPGITAATQPVRTFPNRTAAEQYVRRDGTAQIGGVLGKPSEPVPALEQYRLVWASERTAQTPISRAFGLWSRLNQRPPQPIESASYLKTFERVEGATIQGEGPANTNVTATVQMRIPTNGRTFTYEQQAQTGDDGRFTMTVPYSTTGYDQFGPEQGRTNVSVRATGPYAITAPPTVAEDGITRYRANATVSEAQVIGRSDEPVTATLEGEVVTVNEGNSTNSTDSGSGTNTTDSGGSDTNSTSSTPSPTPTGTATPTATPTASLAPPAWLTTPLTSVLG; encoded by the coding sequence ATGAGCCAGTCCTCGAAATCGATCTCGGAGCGGGTGGAGGAACTCGACCTCCCCAGCGATAGGCTCCGTGAGGTGTATCATCTCCCAGTGCTGACCCTGCTGGTCGCGTTCTCGCTCTGGGTTCGGACGCGCGGCTGGCAGAACTACACGTCTGGTGAGCGGATTCTCTTCTCTGGAAACGACCCGTGGTACCACTACCGGATGGTCGAGTACACGGTTCGGCACTGGCCATCGACGATGCCGTTCGACCCGTGGACCGGGTTCGCAGCGGGGAAGAACCCCAGCACGTTCGGCACGCTGTTCGACCAGCTCGTGGCCACGATGGCCCTGATATACGGGCTGGGCTCGCCCACGCCCGAGCAGGTGAAGGTCGTCACGCTGTTCGCCCCTGCGCTGATGGGCGCGCTGACGCTCATCCCGCTTTACTTCATCGGGAAGCGCTTCGGGGGACGAGTTGGAGGGCTCATCGCGGCCCTCATCGGTGCGATAACGCCCGGACTGTTCCTCACGCGTGGACTGGTCGGCGTCGCCGACCACCAGGTCGCCGAGGTGCTGTTCATGGGCATCGCCGTGGCGCTGTTCCTCATCGCGCTCGACGTGGCGAAGCGTGACCGTCCCATCTGGGAGCTGTTCACCGCTCGCGAGTTCGATTCGCTCCGACCGACGCTCCTCTGGTCGACGCTGGCGGGGCTCGGACTCGGGCTGTACGTCTGGGTGTGGCCGCCAGGCGTCGTGTTGATCGGCATCCTCAACGTCTTCCTCGTCCTGTACCTTCTCGGGACCTTCGCCCGAGGGGGCGCCCCCGACCACGTCGGCATCGTCGGTGTCGTCACACTGGGGGTCACGCTACTGCTGAGCCTCGTCCAGATGGAGTCCCTCGAACTCTCCATCGACTTCTCGCTGACACAGCCACTCGTGGCTGCCCTGGGTATCGTCGCCTGTGTCGTCATCGTGGCCGGGAGCCGTGCCTGGGAGGGGATGGACCGGGAGGTGCCGCGCTGGGGGTTCGGTGTCGGGCTCCTCGTGCTCGGCCTGCTCGCCGTCGGCCTCTCGGCGCTCGTGGTGCCTGACGTGTTCGCCTACTTCCAGCGCCAGGTCGTCCGGGTCTTCGGGACCGATGTCAGTGAGACCGCCGCGACCATCGGTGAGGTCACGCCGTCGGGCGACCCGGTCGGGTTCTTCTTCAACTCGTTCGGCTTCGCGTTCTTCACCGGAATCGCCGGTCTCGTGGCACTGACCTACCGCTCGCTACAGGATGACTCCATCGCGCCCGCCGGCCTGTTCGTCGTCGTCTGGTCGCTGTTCCTCTTCGCGATGGCCAACACGATGACGCGATTCGCGGTCTACATGGTGCTCCCACTGGGAGCGCTGAATGCGTTCCTGGCAAAGGAGGCGTTCGACCTGATTGGACTGTACGACCTCTCCGACGTCACCGATATCAAGGGGTATCAGGTCATCTCCGTCGTGGCGGCCCTGCTCCTCGTCACCGCCCCGATCGCCGTGACGATCGGGCAGGGCGGGCTCTCCAACGCGGCGCTGGATACGGCCGAGTCTCGGGGGAGCGGCACCCCGGGCGCGGCCCAGTGGGCGCCGGGCCTGGAGTGGCTCCAGAACGAGACGCCGGAGGAGGGCCAGTGGGGACAGAACCCCCAGACAGCCCTCGACAAGGGGTACTACGGGACGTACGAGCGGACTGACGATTTCGACTACCAGTCGGGGGATTACGGCGTCCTTGCCTGGTGGGACTACGGCCACTGGATCACCGTGCTCGGTGAACGGATACCCAACGCGAACCCGTTCCAGCAGAACGCCAGATACGCCGCGAACATCATGCTCTCGGCCAACGAGTCGTACACGGTCGAGTCGACCGCCAGCACCGGCGGCGACGGCGAGCAGACCAGGTACGTCATGCTCGACTATCAGATGGGGCTGGCTGGGACCCAGAAGTTCAGCGCGCCGGTGGCGTTCCAGCGCCGCTACGCCGTCGACAACGACACCGGCGAGTACGTCGTCCAGCTGCACCCCAACGGGAGCGACGGGCTGCCGGACGGCCTCCGGGCCCTCCGCGCTGCCGACCTTCAGCAGACGGCGTACGTCGTCCAGCAGACCCAGGGTGGGAGCCGCCTCGTCGGCCGCTACGCCGTCCACTCCCAGCGGTCGATGGAGAGTATACGGACGCGGCTCTACCAGTACCACGGGAGCCGGGCTGAGCCGACCTTCAGCGACGGGAGCGTCGTCGTCGCCGACTGGGAGCGCGTCGACTACCGTGGAACGACCCTCCCGGGAATCACCGCTGCGACCCAGCCCGTCCGAACGTTCCCCAACCGGACCGCGGCCGAGCAGTACGTCCGCCGTGACGGGACCGCACAGATCGGCGGTGTGCTGGGCAAGCCGAGCGAGCCGGTCCCGGCACTGGAGCAGTACCGGCTCGTCTGGGCCTCGGAACGGACCGCACAGACGCCTATCAGCCGTGCCTTCGGTCTCTGGTCGCGCCTCAACCAGCGGCCGCCCCAGCCTATCGAATCGGCATCTTACCTGAAGACGTTCGAGCGCGTCGAGGGCGCGACCATCCAGGGTGAGGGCCCCGCGAACACGAACGTCACGGCAACGGTCCAGATGCGTATCCCCACCAACGGCCGGACGTTCACCTACGAACAGCAGGCCCAGACCGGCGACGATGGCCGGTTCACGATGACGGTGCCGTACTCCACGACCGGGTACGACCAGTTCGGCCCCGAGCAGGGCCGCACCAACGTCTCCGTCAGGGCGACGGGCCCGTACGCCATCACGGCACCACCGACGGTGGCCGAGGACGGAATCACCCGATACCGGGCGAACGCGACCGTCTCCGAGGCGCAGGTCATCGGCCGGAGCGACGAACCAGTCACCGCGACGCTGGAGGGCGAGGTCGTCACGGTGAACGAGGGCAACAGCACCAACTCGACGGACTCGGGGAGCGGAACGAACACCACCGACTCCGGCGGCTCGGACACCAACTCCACGTCGTCGACCCCCAGCCCGACACCCACCGGCACGGCGACGCCGACCGCGACACCGACGGCATCGCTCGCACCGCCGGCCTGGCTGACCACGCCGCTCACGTCGGTGCTCGGCTGA
- a CDS encoding MFS transporter has product MPPGASDETATGPLAAVIARLFGAEADVVRDRTFQVLLLGSIISPMGSSVVSPVLESLAAPYGVSVARVGLLMAAFTAPSIVAIPLVGALSDRIGRRPVLAAGLVLFAVAGGAAAFTTDFRVVVGLRLVQGIGYCGIGPVLIASVGDLYGGEREATAQGLRFATVGLSLALFPVVAGVLVARGFQLPFLLFLLGLPVALVVLLVFEEPTRAGAGGGATDGSEPEATVGALVERLRDPLVLAALLGRAVPSFLWFAFLTYASVVTGRLLGGSPGVAGLVVGLASLGSAVGGTQVGRLTATFDGRGVPLATTMAVCGAGLALFGLATSLPVAAAGAAFVGAGFGTVLTLYRSTVTGLADASARGGLVSVGESVGRVGSTAAPLVLGGLIAAGEPVLGFEVAVRYVLLGTAALGTVAGLGLGLLAGRAHTRATDDDGVFEAD; this is encoded by the coding sequence ATGCCCCCCGGCGCGTCGGACGAGACCGCGACGGGACCGCTCGCGGCCGTGATTGCCCGCCTGTTCGGTGCGGAGGCGGACGTGGTCCGGGACCGGACCTTCCAGGTGCTCCTGCTCGGGAGCATCATCTCCCCGATGGGCTCGTCAGTCGTCTCGCCGGTGCTGGAGTCGCTGGCGGCGCCGTATGGCGTCTCCGTCGCCCGTGTCGGCCTGCTGATGGCCGCGTTCACCGCGCCCTCTATCGTCGCTATCCCGCTCGTCGGGGCGCTCTCGGACCGCATCGGGCGGCGCCCCGTTCTCGCTGCGGGGCTCGTGCTGTTCGCCGTCGCCGGCGGTGCGGCCGCGTTCACGACCGACTTCCGCGTCGTCGTCGGACTCCGCCTCGTGCAGGGTATCGGCTACTGTGGTATCGGCCCGGTCCTCATCGCCAGCGTCGGCGACCTCTACGGCGGCGAGCGTGAGGCGACCGCACAGGGACTCCGGTTCGCCACGGTCGGGCTCTCGCTGGCCCTGTTCCCGGTCGTCGCAGGGGTGCTGGTCGCCCGGGGGTTCCAGCTCCCCTTCCTGCTGTTCCTTCTGGGGCTGCCGGTCGCGCTCGTCGTCCTCCTCGTGTTCGAGGAACCGACGCGGGCGGGTGCCGGAGGAGGGGCGACCGACGGCTCGGAACCAGAGGCCACGGTCGGCGCCCTCGTCGAACGGTTGCGCGACCCGCTCGTCCTCGCGGCGCTCCTGGGGCGGGCGGTGCCCTCCTTCCTCTGGTTCGCCTTCCTGACGTACGCCTCGGTCGTCACCGGGAGGCTCCTCGGTGGGTCCCCCGGCGTCGCGGGCCTCGTGGTCGGCCTCGCCAGCCTCGGGTCGGCGGTGGGTGGAACCCAGGTCGGCCGGCTCACCGCAACCTTCGACGGCCGCGGGGTCCCCCTCGCCACGACGATGGCGGTCTGTGGCGCGGGGCTGGCGCTGTTCGGTCTCGCGACCTCGCTCCCGGTAGCGGCCGCGGGAGCCGCGTTCGTCGGGGCCGGCTTCGGGACCGTCCTCACGCTCTACCGGTCGACCGTGACCGGACTGGCCGACGCCAGCGCCCGCGGCGGCCTCGTCAGCGTCGGTGAGTCGGTCGGCCGCGTCGGTTCGACGGCGGCTCCGCTCGTCCTCGGCGGGCTCATCGCGGCCGGCGAACCCGTCCTCGGCTTCGAGGTCGCGGTCCGGTACGTCCTGCTCGGGACGGCCGCCCTCGGGACGGTCGCGGGGCTCGGTCTCGGGCTGCTGGCCGGGCGAGCCCACACGCGAGCCACCGACGACGACGGCGTCTTCGAGGCCGACTGA
- the nreA gene encoding DNA repair protein NreA encodes MRLDEFMDGLDDGTEALKRQLAEEKSYAITDHLDEVQRRFDEVAQGDSLFGSTSPSIFVGRSQYPDVTAGVLAPVGDEERAERYETGSHWYREGFGIEDVFEARTNLLNSTQRTNVHVADEWTGFTGVQREVAIADRPVDVEVGLDGPLDLDLDVGFDDIATPTGPRAQAEHAELTENPHVPRAVEKTLEDDDWKAEGAMSYLYNRGFDVYEVKTILSAGALGQTEERRMVPTRWSITAVDDTIGGFLRGGLRNASSVDEIEVWYNEFLGNRFWVLLAPGDWEFELVEMKAPGSVWNPHEDRGYRVASDREGYEGRTTYVDETSGAYYASRLGVLEHLRDRDRQAKVLVLRHVTEDYWGPAGVWQVRETVRNAFRDGQPGVAETFHDAVREVGERLPISMDALRRKSEMVAGLQSTLGAFGNGGGVDPSGTVGDGGRVDKDAGDTGGNPTLSDFE; translated from the coding sequence ATGCGCCTCGACGAGTTCATGGACGGGCTGGACGACGGCACCGAGGCGCTGAAGCGCCAGCTCGCCGAGGAGAAGTCCTACGCCATCACGGACCACCTCGACGAGGTCCAGCGCCGCTTCGACGAGGTGGCCCAGGGCGACTCCCTGTTCGGCTCCACGTCGCCGTCCATCTTCGTCGGGCGGAGCCAGTACCCGGACGTGACCGCGGGCGTCCTCGCGCCGGTCGGCGACGAGGAGCGCGCCGAGCGCTACGAGACGGGGAGCCACTGGTACCGCGAGGGGTTCGGCATCGAGGACGTGTTCGAGGCGCGCACAAACCTGCTGAACTCCACCCAGCGGACGAACGTCCACGTCGCCGACGAGTGGACCGGCTTCACCGGTGTGCAGCGCGAGGTGGCCATCGCCGACCGCCCGGTCGACGTGGAGGTGGGGCTGGACGGCCCCCTCGACCTCGACCTGGACGTGGGCTTCGACGACATCGCCACCCCGACCGGGCCGCGCGCGCAGGCCGAGCACGCCGAGTTGACGGAGAACCCCCACGTCCCTCGTGCCGTCGAGAAGACCCTGGAGGACGACGACTGGAAGGCCGAGGGCGCGATGAGCTACCTCTACAACCGTGGCTTCGACGTGTACGAGGTCAAGACCATCCTCTCGGCGGGCGCGCTGGGGCAGACAGAGGAGCGCCGGATGGTCCCCACGCGCTGGTCCATCACCGCCGTCGACGACACCATCGGGGGCTTCCTCCGCGGCGGCCTGCGGAACGCATCCTCGGTCGACGAGATCGAGGTCTGGTACAACGAGTTCCTCGGCAACCGGTTCTGGGTGCTGCTCGCGCCCGGCGACTGGGAGTTCGAACTGGTCGAGATGAAGGCACCCGGCAGCGTCTGGAACCCCCACGAGGACCGCGGCTACCGCGTCGCCTCGGACCGGGAGGGGTACGAGGGCCGCACCACGTACGTCGACGAGACCTCCGGGGCGTACTACGCCTCCCGGCTGGGGGTTCTCGAGCACCTCCGGGACCGGGACCGGCAGGCGAAGGTGCTGGTTCTCCGGCACGTCACCGAGGACTACTGGGGGCCGGCCGGCGTCTGGCAGGTCCGCGAGACCGTGCGGAACGCCTTCCGCGACGGGCAGCCCGGTGTGGCCGAGACCTTCCACGACGCGGTCCGCGAGGTCGGCGAGCGCCTGCCCATCTCGATGGACGCACTCCGCCGCAAGTCGGAGATGGTCGCCGGCCTGCAGTCGACGCTCGGCGCGTTCGGGAACGGGGGTGGCGTCGACCCGAGCGGCACGGTCGGTGACGGCGGCCGGGTCGACAAGGACGCCGGCGACACCGGCGGCAATCCGACGCTCTCGGACTTCGAGTGA
- the purM gene encoding phosphoribosylformylglycinamidine cyclo-ligase — MTDRGANGDDDAPDGNRDAADETDEEGLTYADAGVDIDASEAATAALVGAVEGVSGDYAGLLDIGDRYLALATDGVGTKLLVAEALGDYSTVGIDCIAMNVNDLAAAGVTPVAFVDYLAVDEPDEGFAEQVGQGLRAGCEAADIELVAGETAVMPEVVKSLDLAGTCAGLATDADLLPGDAEAGDALVGFPSSGIHSNGLTLARQATTRDHEYTDPFPVEEYGTPNCSRVEDGETPRIGDVLLEPTRIYTHLLAPLREASAHAAAHITGGGWTNLTRLGDFRYVVDDPFDADPMFDFVQAEGSVDDEEMHRTFNMGTGFVAALDPEAAEALVAETEGRVIGRVEETDGEASVDIRGLTLS; from the coding sequence ATGACCGACCGTGGCGCGAACGGGGACGACGACGCACCGGACGGGAACCGGGACGCGGCGGACGAGACCGACGAGGAGGGACTCACCTACGCCGACGCCGGCGTCGACATCGACGCGAGCGAGGCCGCAACCGCCGCCCTCGTGGGCGCGGTCGAGGGCGTCTCGGGCGACTACGCCGGCCTGCTCGACATCGGCGACCGCTACCTCGCGCTCGCGACCGACGGCGTCGGGACGAAACTGCTCGTCGCCGAGGCGCTGGGGGACTACTCCACGGTGGGCATCGACTGCATCGCGATGAACGTCAACGACCTCGCGGCCGCGGGCGTGACGCCGGTCGCGTTCGTCGACTACCTCGCCGTCGACGAACCGGACGAGGGGTTCGCCGAGCAGGTCGGCCAGGGCCTCCGCGCGGGCTGTGAGGCCGCCGACATCGAACTCGTGGCCGGCGAGACGGCCGTGATGCCGGAGGTCGTGAAGAGCCTCGACCTCGCCGGGACCTGTGCCGGCCTCGCGACCGACGCGGACCTGCTCCCCGGCGACGCCGAGGCCGGCGACGCCCTGGTGGGGTTCCCGTCCTCGGGCATCCACTCGAACGGCCTCACGCTCGCGCGGCAGGCGACCACCCGCGACCACGAGTACACGGACCCGTTCCCGGTCGAGGAGTACGGGACGCCGAACTGCTCGCGGGTCGAGGACGGCGAGACGCCCCGCATCGGCGACGTGCTGCTGGAGCCGACACGCATCTACACGCATCTGCTGGCGCCACTCCGGGAGGCCAGCGCCCACGCCGCCGCGCACATCACAGGGGGCGGGTGGACGAACCTCACCCGCCTCGGCGACTTCCGGTACGTCGTCGACGACCCGTTCGACGCGGACCCCATGTTCGACTTCGTGCAGGCCGAGGGGTCGGTCGACGACGAGGAGATGCACCGCACGTTCAACATGGGCACCGGCTTCGTCGCCGCGCTCGACCCCGAGGCTGCCGAGGCGCTCGTCGCAGAGACGGAGGGACGGGTCATCGGGCGGGTGGAGGAGACGGACGGCGAGGCGAGCGTCGATATCCGTGGGTTGACGCTCTCCTGA